GTTTGAAAAGGAACTGAAGGTGATGGATGTGGCTCCGGCCTCCAACTCGGCCGCAAACAGTTCGCGCGAACCGTAAGCGGCGGGGGAATTAGAACTGGGAAGTGAGAACTGGGAAGTGAGAACTGGGAAGTGAGAACTGGGAAGTGAGAACTGGGAAGTGAGAACTGGTATTCGGAATTCCGAAATTGGAATTCCGAAATTGGAATTCCGACTTAGGAATTTTGGAATTTGCAACCTTGAAACCGAGAGCTGAGTTCTTGGAATTGTGAAAAACGGGAGTTGAGAAGCGAGGTCTTGCGACCGAACGGATCAGTTCTCGCTTCTTGTTTTTTCAAACAAGATGATTCCGGCCGAAACAGCCAGATTCAGGCTCTCGACATCGTTTTCCATTGGAATCACAATAAGTTCATCCATTGCCGCGAGTTCGGCGGGGCCAAGGCCGTGCGCTTCGGAACCGAAGACGATGAGTCGCGGAATCCTCCAGTCGACCTCGCGAAAAGCCAGCTTGCCTGAGACATCCGCCGCGGTTGTCGTCAGTCCAACGCTCCTCGACCAACCGACCGCATCTTCAAATTCCGCATCGGTCCAAATATTCAAACGCAGTGCCGCGCCCATTGAAGCACGCAGCGCCTTCGGCGAGAAAGCGTTGGCGGAATTGCACGAGATGACGACGTCGGTCGTCCCGGCGGCTTCGCAGGT
The DNA window shown above is from Acidobacteriota bacterium and carries:
- a CDS encoding RNA methyltransferase, producing MIEITSRDNPKLKHIRDIRDGRETDFVFIEGLRLAREAMRSPIEIAFAVFAKGFENSFEFDEIQESIVVPDRIFDSLADTKNSQGIVLIAKRPSTSKDNFTERFSGSTAVFLHRVNNPSNLGAILRTCEAAGTTDVVISCNSANAFSPKALRASMGAALRLNIWTDAEFEDAVGWSRSVGLTTTAADVSGKLAFREVDWRIPRLIVFGSEAHGLGPAELAAMDELIVIPMENDVESLNLAVSAGIILFEKTRSEN